One stretch of Rhodopirellula halodulae DNA includes these proteins:
- the asnS gene encoding asparagine--tRNA ligase — protein MDWTTIDDCRTCTELPKPVEIRGWVRTRRDSKGGFSFLEINDGTSLGNLQVVAPAELDNYADEIQKLTAGCSVVIQGELVESPAKGQSTEMHASSVRVIGWCDGETYPLQKKRHSFEKLREWAHLRARTNTLGAVMRVRNRISQSIHQFFDDEGFNYLHTPIITASDCEGAGEMFRVTTLDLEKLAGSSRPLDPKQDFFQKPTHLTVSGQLEAETYATALSRVYTFGPTFRAENSNTSRHLAEFWMVEPEAAFYDLQDNMRLAEAFLKRIFTDCLDHCGEDMEFFDLRIEKGKIDQLKSVIEKPFEHMTYTDAVERLLASDESFEYPVQWGTDLQAEHERYLTSVVGGPVILTDYPSTIKPFYMRVSDDGKTVAAMDVLVPGVGEIIGGSQREERLDVLQRRMAEGGLDESEYWWYVDLRRFGTVPHAGFGLGLERAVQYVTGMANIRDVIPFPRTPGNAEF, from the coding sequence ATGGACTGGACCACGATTGACGATTGCCGCACCTGCACCGAATTGCCGAAACCGGTCGAAATTCGCGGATGGGTTCGCACGCGGCGCGACAGCAAAGGCGGATTCAGCTTTCTGGAAATCAACGACGGAACCAGCCTTGGAAACCTGCAAGTCGTCGCTCCCGCGGAACTGGACAACTACGCCGATGAAATTCAAAAACTGACCGCCGGATGCAGCGTGGTCATCCAAGGCGAGCTAGTGGAATCCCCCGCCAAAGGCCAGTCGACTGAAATGCACGCCTCCTCCGTTCGCGTGATCGGATGGTGTGATGGCGAGACGTATCCGTTGCAAAAGAAACGTCACTCGTTCGAAAAACTTCGCGAGTGGGCTCATCTGCGTGCCCGCACCAACACGTTGGGCGCGGTGATGCGAGTTCGCAATCGAATCAGCCAATCCATTCACCAGTTTTTTGACGACGAAGGATTCAACTACCTCCACACGCCAATCATCACGGCCAGCGACTGCGAAGGCGCCGGCGAGATGTTTCGCGTGACGACGTTGGACCTGGAAAAACTGGCTGGATCAAGCCGCCCTCTCGATCCCAAACAGGACTTCTTTCAAAAGCCAACGCACCTGACCGTCAGCGGACAACTGGAAGCGGAAACCTACGCCACCGCGCTTTCGCGTGTGTACACGTTTGGCCCGACCTTCCGCGCTGAGAACAGCAATACGTCGCGGCACCTGGCCGAATTTTGGATGGTCGAACCCGAAGCCGCGTTCTACGACCTGCAAGACAACATGCGATTGGCGGAAGCCTTCCTCAAACGGATCTTCACGGATTGCTTGGATCATTGCGGGGAAGACATGGAATTCTTCGATCTGCGAATCGAGAAAGGAAAGATCGATCAACTGAAATCGGTGATCGAGAAACCCTTTGAGCACATGACCTACACCGACGCGGTCGAACGATTGCTCGCATCCGACGAATCGTTCGAGTACCCGGTGCAGTGGGGAACGGATCTGCAAGCCGAACACGAACGTTACTTGACCAGCGTGGTGGGCGGTCCCGTGATCCTGACGGATTATCCATCGACGATCAAACCGTTTTACATGCGAGTCAGCGATGATGGCAAAACAGTCGCGGCCATGGATGTGTTGGTTCCTGGCGTCGGCGAAATCATCGGTGGTTCTCAACGCGAAGAACGCTTGGACGTGTTGCAGCGTCGCATGGCCGAAGGAGGCTTGGACGAATCCGAATACTGGTGGTACGTCGATCTGCGTCGTTTTGGAACTGTGCCCCACGCGGGTTTCGGGTTGGGGTTGGAACGTGCCGTTCAATACGTCACTGGCATGGCCAACATTCGTGACGTGATTCCATTTCCACGCACGCCCGGCAACGCCGAATTCTAA
- the gluQRS gene encoding tRNA glutamyl-Q(34) synthetase GluQRS: MTRGVCRLAPSPTGAQHLGNARTFLIAYWSARSQDARLILRIEDIDSPRVKPWATQQAITDLRWLGMDWDGEPIIQTERSSLYDEARQKLLDDNRIYPCTCTRRDIEAAASAPHESPASGWAPDAPVYPGTCSTWQNGEPLPTGKPFCFRYRMNAHPNKFTDLVHGEVTCDPLTDIGDFPITRKAEHAEDCLAAYQLAVVIDDIDAGVTEVVRGDDLILSTFRQLQLYESLGQTPPAYAHVPLVTGTDGRRLAKRHGDTRLSHFRDQGMPPETIVQWAAESSGLMATKSLDGLTMHQMHRQMIEQFDWDRIQRLPTIVESFNETE; encoded by the coding sequence ATGACGCGCGGCGTTTGTCGACTGGCTCCCTCACCAACCGGAGCACAACACCTGGGCAATGCGAGAACGTTCCTGATCGCGTACTGGAGCGCGCGGTCTCAGGACGCTCGTTTGATCTTGAGGATCGAAGACATCGACTCGCCGCGAGTCAAACCGTGGGCCACGCAGCAAGCCATCACCGATTTGCGTTGGTTGGGAATGGACTGGGACGGCGAGCCAATCATCCAGACCGAACGCTCGTCACTTTATGACGAAGCTCGTCAGAAATTGCTCGACGACAATCGCATTTACCCCTGCACCTGCACACGTCGTGACATCGAAGCCGCCGCGTCCGCACCGCACGAAAGCCCGGCATCGGGATGGGCTCCCGACGCCCCGGTCTATCCCGGCACCTGTTCGACTTGGCAAAACGGCGAACCACTTCCAACCGGCAAACCGTTCTGCTTTCGATATCGAATGAATGCCCATCCGAACAAGTTCACGGACTTGGTTCACGGCGAAGTGACCTGCGACCCGCTTACCGACATCGGCGATTTCCCCATCACGCGAAAAGCGGAACATGCGGAGGACTGCTTAGCGGCGTACCAATTGGCGGTCGTCATTGATGACATCGACGCGGGTGTGACCGAAGTCGTTCGAGGCGACGATCTGATTCTCAGCACGTTCCGGCAACTGCAGCTCTACGAATCATTGGGGCAGACGCCTCCTGCTTACGCTCACGTTCCCTTGGTCACCGGTACCGATGGTCGCCGGCTGGCAAAACGTCACGGCGACACACGATTGTCACACTTTCGTGATCAAGGCATGCCGCCGGAAACCATCGTGCAATGGGCGGCCGAATCCTCCGGCTTGATGGCAACGAAGTCCTTGGATGGTCTGACGATGCATCAAATGCATCGACAAATGATCGAGCAGTTCGACTGGGATAGAATTCAACGCTTACCCACCATCGTCGAATCGTT